One part of the Pandoraea faecigallinarum genome encodes these proteins:
- a CDS encoding glutathione S-transferase family protein, translating into MLRILGRPSSINVRKVLWLGHELGVPFVNEPWGDGDASRKLDDPVFAALNPNLMVPVIDDDGFVMWESNSILRYLATSRERTDLYPVAPHERARVDQWIDWQSSDLNPAWKYPFLSLVRHAPGYDDPQAVATNTARWNDFMRVLDRQLQTTQGFVAGDTFTLADIPVGLSVHRWFSVPIERPALEAVSAYYERLSEREGFRRHGRNGTP; encoded by the coding sequence GCCATGAACTCGGCGTCCCGTTCGTCAACGAACCCTGGGGCGACGGCGACGCGTCGCGCAAGCTCGACGACCCGGTGTTCGCCGCGCTCAACCCGAACCTGATGGTGCCGGTCATCGACGACGACGGATTCGTCATGTGGGAATCGAACAGCATCCTGCGCTATCTCGCCACATCGCGCGAGCGCACGGACCTCTATCCCGTCGCGCCGCACGAGCGCGCCCGTGTCGATCAATGGATCGACTGGCAATCGTCCGATCTGAATCCGGCGTGGAAATATCCGTTCCTGTCGCTCGTGCGCCACGCGCCCGGCTACGACGACCCGCAAGCGGTTGCCACGAACACGGCACGCTGGAACGACTTCATGCGGGTGCTCGACCGGCAGTTGCAGACCACGCAGGGGTTCGTCGCTGGCGATACCTTCACGCTCGCCGACATTCCTGTCGGCCTGTCGGTGCACCGCTGGTTCAGCGTGCCGATCGAACGCCCTGCGCTGGAAGCCGTGTCGGCCTACTACGAACGTCTGTCCGAACGGGAAGGCTTCCGGCGTCATGGCCGCAACGGCACGCCCTGA
- a CDS encoding PLP-dependent aminotransferase family protein, with translation MSSRISAAMWNQLFSVSARAGMSLQSQIRQMLVSAILDERLMRGAAVPSSRELAEGLGVARNTVVLAYQQLVDEGYLIARERRGYFVNGDILAPRVGSHGATKPEAPAEPVAAGTIAPLDPSTPDWEGRYVVRPSAQRNIVKPIDWQQYQYPFIYGQFDPTMFPTADWRECCQKALTVMEIRDWAPDMIARDDETLIQQIRTRVLPRRGVWADADEIVLTNGAQQALYLLADLLVGARTTVGVEDPGYPDARNIFAIRTPKLIGLPVDEHGLPVDERLSQCDYVYVTPSHQCPTTTTMPLAHREALLRRAEADDFVLIEDDYESENSYSDIPIPALKSLDRSDRVIYIGSLSKSFAPGLRLGYIVAPAVLVNELRALRRLMIRHPSAFIQRSFSMFLALGHHDALLRRLADTYAKRAEVLSAALSTHLPEVSFVPVKGGASCWVQGPPQLNANVLAARAKSRGILIEPGDVFFMGDTPPRNMFRLGFSSIRLEHIEAGVIALAEVLRETVAHA, from the coding sequence ATGTCGAGCCGGATTTCTGCGGCGATGTGGAACCAGTTGTTTTCCGTATCGGCGCGAGCGGGCATGAGTTTGCAGAGTCAGATTCGCCAGATGCTGGTGTCGGCGATTCTGGACGAGCGTCTGATGCGCGGTGCCGCGGTACCGTCGTCGCGCGAGTTGGCCGAAGGGCTGGGCGTGGCGCGCAACACGGTGGTACTGGCCTATCAGCAACTGGTCGACGAGGGGTATCTGATCGCGCGCGAGCGCCGGGGTTACTTCGTCAATGGCGACATCCTTGCGCCGCGCGTCGGGTCGCACGGTGCGACGAAGCCGGAGGCGCCTGCCGAACCGGTGGCCGCTGGCACCATCGCGCCGCTGGATCCGTCCACGCCGGACTGGGAAGGGCGCTACGTCGTGCGGCCTTCGGCGCAGCGCAACATCGTCAAGCCGATCGACTGGCAGCAGTATCAGTACCCGTTCATTTACGGACAGTTCGACCCAACCATGTTCCCGACGGCCGACTGGCGCGAGTGCTGCCAGAAGGCGCTGACCGTCATGGAGATTCGCGACTGGGCGCCGGACATGATTGCGCGCGACGACGAAACGCTGATCCAGCAAATTCGTACGCGCGTGCTGCCGCGCCGCGGCGTGTGGGCCGACGCCGATGAAATCGTGCTCACCAACGGCGCGCAGCAGGCGTTGTATCTGCTGGCCGACCTGCTCGTCGGTGCGCGAACGACCGTGGGCGTCGAGGATCCGGGCTATCCGGACGCCCGGAACATCTTCGCCATTCGCACCCCGAAACTCATCGGATTGCCCGTCGACGAACACGGCTTGCCGGTGGACGAACGTTTGTCGCAATGCGATTACGTGTACGTCACGCCGTCACATCAGTGTCCGACCACGACGACGATGCCGCTGGCGCATCGCGAGGCGTTGCTGCGTCGCGCCGAGGCCGACGACTTCGTGCTGATCGAAGACGACTACGAGAGCGAGAACAGCTATTCGGACATTCCGATTCCCGCGCTCAAGAGTCTCGATCGCAGCGATCGCGTGATCTATATCGGAAGTTTGTCGAAGTCGTTTGCGCCGGGGTTGCGGCTGGGCTACATCGTGGCGCCGGCGGTGCTCGTCAACGAGCTGCGCGCGCTGCGCAGGTTGATGATCCGCCACCCGTCGGCGTTCATCCAGCGTTCGTTTTCGATGTTCCTCGCGCTTGGCCACCACGACGCCCTGCTGCGTCGTCTGGCCGACACTTACGCGAAGCGTGCCGAGGTATTGAGCGCCGCCCTGAGCACGCATTTGCCGGAAGTCTCGTTCGTGCCGGTAAAGGGCGGAGCGTCGTGCTGGGTGCAGGGGCCGCCGCAGCTCAATGCCAATGTTCTGGCGGCGCGCGCTAAATCGCGCGGGATCCTGATCGAACCGGGCGACGTGTTCTTCATGGGCGATACGCCGCCGCGCAACATGTTCCGCCTCGGTTTTTCGTCGATACGGCTCGAACATATCGAGGCAGGCGTAATCGCACTGGCCGAAGTGCTGCGCGAGACCGTGGCGCACGCCTGA